A stretch of Lutra lutra chromosome 9, mLutLut1.2, whole genome shotgun sequence DNA encodes these proteins:
- the KHK gene encoding ketohexokinase isoform X1, which yields MEDKQILCVGLVVLDVINVVDKYPEEDTDSRCLSQRWQRGGNASNSCTVLSLLGAPCAFMGSLAPGHVADFLVADFRQRGVDVSQVAWQSRGETPCSCCIVNNSNGSRTIVLYDTNLPDVSATDFEKVDLTRFKWIHIEGRNASEQVKMLRRIEQHNASQPPAQKIRVSVEVEKPREELFQLFGYGDVVFVSKDVAKHLGFRSAGEALRGLYGHVRKGAVLVCAWAEEGADALGPDGRLLHSDAFPPPRVVDTLGAGDTFNAAVIFSLSQGHSLQEALRLGCRVAGKKCGLQGFDGIV from the exons ATGGAAGACAAGCAGATCCTGTGCGTGGGGCTGGTGGTGCTGGACGTCATCAATGTAGTGGACAAGTACCCGGAGGAGGACACGGACAGCAG GTGCTTGTCCCAAAGATGGCAGCGCGGAGGGAACGCATCCAATTCCTGCACTGTCCTGTCCCTGCTCGGAGCCCCCTGTGCCTTCATGGGCTCGCTGGCCCCGGGCCACGTTGCCGA CTTCCTAGTGGCTGACTTCAGGCAGCGGGGCGTGGATGTGTCCCAGGTGGCCTGGCAGAGCAGAGGGGAAACCCCATGCTCTTGCTGCATCGTCAACAACTCCAATGGCTCCCGCACCATTGTGCTCTACGACAC GAACCTGCCAGATGTGTCTGCTACAGACTTTGAAAAGGTTGACCTGACCCGGTTCAAGTGGATCCACATTGAG GGCCGGAACGCGTCGGAGCAGGTGAAGATGCTGCGGCGGATAGAACAGCACAACGCCTCGCAGCCTCCAGCCCAGAAGATCCGCGTGTCTGTGGAGGTGGAAAAGCCCCGGGAGGAGCTGTTCCAACTGTTTGGCTATGGAGATGTG GTGTTTGTCAGCAAAGATGTGGCCAAGCACCTGGGGTTCCGGTCAGCGGGGGAGGCCCTGAGGGGCTTGTACGGGCATGTGAGGAAAGG GGCAGTGCTTGTCTGCGCCTGGGCTGAGGAGGGCGCGGATGCCTTGGGCCCCGATGGACGGCTGCTGCACTCAGACGCCTTCCCTCCGCCCCGGGTGGTGGATACTCTGGGGGCCGGAGACACCTTCAACGCCGCAGTCATTTTCAGCCTGTCCCAGG ggCACAGTCTGCAGGAGGCGCTGAGGCTCGGCTGCCGGGTGGCCGGCAAGAAATGCGGCCTGCAGGGCTTTGACGGCATCGTGTGA
- the KHK gene encoding ketohexokinase isoform X2: MEDKQILCVGLVVLDVINVVDKYPEEDTDSRCLSQRWQRGGNASNSCTVLSLLGAPCAFMGSLAPGHVAENLPDVSATDFEKVDLTRFKWIHIEGRNASEQVKMLRRIEQHNASQPPAQKIRVSVEVEKPREELFQLFGYGDVVFVSKDVAKHLGFRSAGEALRGLYGHVRKGAVLVCAWAEEGADALGPDGRLLHSDAFPPPRVVDTLGAGDTFNAAVIFSLSQGHSLQEALRLGCRVAGKKCGLQGFDGIV, from the exons ATGGAAGACAAGCAGATCCTGTGCGTGGGGCTGGTGGTGCTGGACGTCATCAATGTAGTGGACAAGTACCCGGAGGAGGACACGGACAGCAG GTGCTTGTCCCAAAGATGGCAGCGCGGAGGGAACGCATCCAATTCCTGCACTGTCCTGTCCCTGCTCGGAGCCCCCTGTGCCTTCATGGGCTCGCTGGCCCCGGGCCACGTTGCCGA GAACCTGCCAGATGTGTCTGCTACAGACTTTGAAAAGGTTGACCTGACCCGGTTCAAGTGGATCCACATTGAG GGCCGGAACGCGTCGGAGCAGGTGAAGATGCTGCGGCGGATAGAACAGCACAACGCCTCGCAGCCTCCAGCCCAGAAGATCCGCGTGTCTGTGGAGGTGGAAAAGCCCCGGGAGGAGCTGTTCCAACTGTTTGGCTATGGAGATGTG GTGTTTGTCAGCAAAGATGTGGCCAAGCACCTGGGGTTCCGGTCAGCGGGGGAGGCCCTGAGGGGCTTGTACGGGCATGTGAGGAAAGG GGCAGTGCTTGTCTGCGCCTGGGCTGAGGAGGGCGCGGATGCCTTGGGCCCCGATGGACGGCTGCTGCACTCAGACGCCTTCCCTCCGCCCCGGGTGGTGGATACTCTGGGGGCCGGAGACACCTTCAACGCCGCAGTCATTTTCAGCCTGTCCCAGG ggCACAGTCTGCAGGAGGCGCTGAGGCTCGGCTGCCGGGTGGCCGGCAAGAAATGCGGCCTGCAGGGCTTTGACGGCATCGTGTGA
- the CGREF1 gene encoding cell growth regulator with EF hand domain protein 1 — MLLPLATRMLVLLLPLSQAAPKDGTVRLDPEVQQQPLSNPFQPGQEQLRLLQNYLQGLERMEKEPGHMTREQVLLYLFALHDYDQSGQLDGLELLSMLTAALAPGAADFPIANPVILVVDKVLETQDLNGDGLMSPAELINFPGEAPRHTQPEEPPEPQDIGRQPPLANSPPGQELQGALGPREDGGPAEARRESSEPVQEAGGQAEAEREVPGPAAEATGQAEARDTVKDAEELPGETLESKSTPNEFEVHVIQLENDEI, encoded by the exons ATGTTGTTACCTTTGGCAACGAGAATGTTAGTGCTGCTGCTGCCCCTGAGTCAGGCTGCTCCCAAGGACGGAACCGTGAG gttGGACCCTGAGGTGCAGCAGCAGCCCCTGTCCAACCCCTTCCAGCCAGGCCAGGAGCAGCTTCG GCTTCTGCAGAACTACCTACAGGGACTGGAGAGGATGGAAAAGGAGCCCGGACACATGACCCGGGAGCAGG TTCTCCTCTACCTCTTTGCCCTCCACGACTATGACCAGAGTGGACAGCTGGATGGCCTGGAGCTGTTGTCCATGTTGACCGCAGCTCTGGCACCTGGAGCTGCTGATTTTCCCATTGCCAACCCG GTGATCCTGGTAGTGGACAAGGTGCTCGAGACCCAGGACCTGAACGGGGATGGGCTCATGTCCCCTGCAGAGCTCATCAACTTCCCAGGAGAGGCCCCAAGGCACACACAGCCTGAAGAGCCCCCGGAGCCACAAGACATTGGGAGGCAGCCCCCATTAGCTAACAGCCCGCCAGGACAAGAGCTGCAGGGAGCCCTGGGTCCCAGAGAAGATGGGGGACCGGCAGAGGCCAGAAGGGAGTCCTCAGAGCCTGTGCAGGAagctgggggacaggcagaggctgAAAGAGAAGTCCCAGGCCCTGCAGCAGAGGCTACAGgacaggcagaggccagggacaCTGTAAAGGATGCAGAGGAGCTTCCAGGGGAAACCTTGGAGTCTAAGAGCACCCCAAATGAGTTTGAAGTTCATGTTATTCAACTGGAGAATGATGAGATATGA